A single Aspergillus chevalieri M1 DNA, chromosome 3, nearly complete sequence DNA region contains:
- a CDS encoding stress-regulated transcription factor RPN4 (COG:K;~EggNog:ENOG410PISR;~InterPro:IPR013087;~PFAM:PF00096), whose product MLTYPTTVRKGLITEPSSAVYHPDAVHILQDDHFLPDLPHDVCFQPQLQSPFQYTPDVHFVSPPSSAPPSPIFSFSSSPASSPSNPVATEYSTAGGHSNNSSFLEAPSMTPTSSYNPSIQIQQSTSPPASQPYLAPSSQYYQQQPYFFDDASMLAQQQPVTNNHGWDSNLQLLSPAHIPANGLPRVPSPNTKNAHRKSSSSSAPVSKPLPTPVQTPIQNSFLATPFQSYDPSSQNGNSDAEIAMRQAMLEQQQQQRSHQHQRSDHSLAPSVSTVSHNSPVTPQTSYDDIDDASKVMANGEDLSLGVDTWMNEYLQFDPRSEYNNNFNGSTMGIPKLNRTISDIYQDELYNTAIMPASQVSKKPSGNQQMLNPYRNVFADRLQAANQGHLSARQSINRERSPFRQNSPLAAEFTNVALQPSSQLNTSMPIAQNGVHMPQTTAPGEPKTMSPKDALLDFNEGEDAAMPPLFSNQSDFNLGDALGQLRRESSSSFRQPQNFNTMESYASQYPTAGVPQQYPFVTPQAASQHERRLSQPQPQPQQNNLLQQTPEFPASLPSLESTGSEGLPSTEMSPPEAPAKVKSLSRPANTSSDSGTYTCTYHGCTLRFESPAKLQKHKREAHRQTTPGGHLLTRDVSARNSQAGPHKCERINPSTGKPCNSVFSRPYDLTRHEDTIHNARKQKVRCHLCTEEKTFSRNDALTRHMRVVHPEVDWPGKQRRRGRE is encoded by the coding sequence ATGCTCACTTACCCTACGACTGTACGTAAGGGTCTCATCACTGAACCATCTTCTGCTGTCTACCATCCCGACGCTGTCCACATCCTACAAGACGACCACTTCCTCCCCGATCTTCCCCACGACGTCTGCTTCCAGCCTCAATTGCAGTCTCCTtttcaatatactcctgacGTCCATTTCGTCTCCCCACCCTCTTCTGCGCCTCCTTCGcccatcttctccttttcctcctcgcCGGCATCGTCGCCTTCTAACCCGGTCGCGACTGAGTATTCGACTGCCGGCGGTCACAGCAACAATAGCTCTTTTCTCGAGGCTCCTTCGATGACACCTACATCTTCTTACAACCCCTCCATCCAGATTCAGCAGTCTACGTCACCACCTGCTTCGCAACCTTATCTTGCACCATCCTCCCAATAttatcaacaacaacccTACTTCTTTGACGACGCTTCCATGTTAGCGCAGCAGCAACCTGTGACCAACAACCACGGCTGGGACAGCAACCTGCAGCTGCTGAGCCCGGCTCACATTCCAGCGAACGGCCTCCCACGGGTACCCTCGCCTAACACGAAGAATGCCCATCGGAAATCCAGCAGTAGCAGTGCGCCCGTTTCCAAGCCGCTTCCCACGCCCGTTCAGACTCCCATCCAGAACTCCTTCCTTGCAACACCTTTCCAGAGCTACGATCCATCGTCGCAGAATGGGAATTCAGATGCAGAGATTGCGATGAGACAGGCCATGTtggaacaacaacaacaacaaaggtcgcaccagcaccagcgcaGTGATCATTCACTGGCGCCTTCAGTATCGACTGTCAGCCATAACTCCCCGGTGACTCCTCAGACGAGTTATGACGATATCGATGATGCGTCCAAGGTGATGGCCAATGGTGAGGACCTATCTCTCGGTGTTGACACGTGGATGAATGAGTACTTACAATTCGATCCGCGATCAGAATACAATAATAACTTCAATGGAAGCACGATGGGGATACCGAAGCTGAATCGCACCATTTCCGACATTTACCAAGATGAACTCTACAACACGGCTATCATGCCCGCCTCGCAGGTTTCCAAGAAGCCTAGCGGCAACCAACAGATGCTCAACCCCTACCGCAACGTCTTTGCCGATCGACTCCAGGCAGCCAACCAAGGCCACTTGTCTGCACGACAGTCTATCAACCGCGAACGATCTCCCTTCCGGCAAAACTCGCCTCTGGCAGCTGAGTTCACCAATGTCGCCCTGCAACCGTCGTCGCagctcaacaccagcatGCCTATCGCCCAGAATGGCGTACACATGCCCCAGACGACTGCCCCAGGGGAGCCCAAGACCATGTCCCCTAAGGATGCGCTCTTGGACTTCAACGAGGGCGAGGATGCGGCCATGCCTCCGTTGTTCTCGAATCAATCGGACTTCAACTTGGGCGACGCCCTGGGCCAGCTACGACGTGAAAGCTCTTCATCGTTCCGACAGCCCCAGAACTTCAACACTATGGAGTCGTACGCTAGTCAATACCCGACCGCAGGAGTGCCCCAGCAGTACCCCTTTGTGACTCCCCAGGCAGCATCACAGCATGAACGACGCCTGTcacagccgcagccgcagccgcagcagaaCAACCTGTTGCAGCAGACTCCTGAATTCCCTGCGTCTCTGCCTAGCCTCGAGTCCACTGGTAGCGAGGGACTTCCCAGCACTGAGATGTCACCGCCGGAAGCACCTGCTAAGGTGAAGAGCCTCTCGCGACCGGCCAACACGTCTTCTGACAGCGGCACTTACACGTGCACCTACCATGGCTGTACCCTACGGTTTGAATCCCCTGCTAAGCTTCAAAAGCACAAGCGTGAAGCTCATCGGCAGACCACGCCCGGTGGCCACCTGCTGACGCGGGATGTATCGGCCCGCAACTCACAGGCCGGTCCTCACAAGTGCGAACGGATTAACCCATCTACGGGGAAGCCATGCAATTCGGTGTTCTCTCGACCTTATGATTTGACGCGACATGAGGATACGATCCACAATGCACGTAAGCAAAAGGTTCGCTGTCACCTCTGTACTGAGGAGAAGACCTTTTCCCGGAACGATGCGTTGACCCGGCATATGCGAGTGGTTCACCCTGAAGTCGATTGGCCCGGCAAACAGCGACGCAGAGGCCGAGAGTAG
- a CDS encoding putative integral membrane protein Pth11-like (COG:S;~EggNog:ENOG410PMUK;~TransMembrane:7 (o12-34i46-71o83-104i125-144o164-191i203-228o240-260i)) gives MVSSVEESQAPVLVGISIGFAVLTFLVISLRLFARVYVLGKMSVDDYLIILACLLAWAFIAATIVCVKYGMGKHVDDVDPNNLMTYAFTVWLSSMFYLACLGFVKTSVLWFYTRLGDRYLTRLSYTMFGVVTAQALANVLTAAFQCQPVAKAWATTLPGHCVDINVFYLCNAALNIFTDVLTYTLPIKVIFNLQIPRKQKIALVFTLSLGLFACVSSIIRITYIPAMLTSPDSTYVISGAMYWSVIETNVGIFAASIPSFKAIASRFLPRIIGEYSGQRKYGPWSNSEEQGRRYGYGSNFSKVRDPHAITLGTMAGDDQDYGAQVHTAYQSNSSEERMIIPEGKILAQTHISTNVEVQRDDSDNLSFDHGRRPS, from the exons ATGGTGTCCAGTGTGGAAGAATCGCAGGCCCCAGTGCTTGTTGGGATCTCGATTGGGTTCGCGGTATTGACCTTCCTCGTTATCTCTCTCCGTCTATTTGCCCGAGTATATGTTCTGGGGAAGATGAGTGTGGATGACT ACTTGATTATTTTGGCTTGT CTTTTGGCATGGGCTTTCATTGCAGCCACCATAGTTT GTGTCAAGTACGGAATGGGAAAACACGTGGACGATGTCGACCCAAACAATTTAATGACATATGCTTTC ACTGTCTGGTTGAGTTCGATGTTCTACCTGGCCTGTCTGGGCTTCGTCAAGACCTCCGTGCTATGGTTCTATACTCGACTTGGTGATCGCTATCTCACTCGCTTGTCCTATACCATGTTCGGGGTTGTCACGGCGCAGGCTCTGGCCAACGTCCTAACAGCTGCATTTCAATGCCAACCTGTGGCCAAGGCCTGGGCGACCACCTTACCCGGTCATTGCGTCGACATCAACGTCTTCTATCTCTGCAATGCTGCTCTTAACATCTTTACCGATGTTCTGACCTACACGTTGCCTATCAAAGTTATCTTCAACCTTCAGATTCCGCGGAAGCAGAAGATCGCGCTTGTCTTTACCCTTTCGCTTGGTTTATT CGCCTGTGTCTCGTCCATTATTCGAATCACCTACATCCCAGCCATGTTGACCTCCCCCGACTCTACCTACGTGATTAGCGGTGCCATGTACTGGTCTGTCATCGAAACCAACGTCGGAATCTTCGCCGCCTCCATCCCCTCCTTCAAAGCAATTGCCTCTCGCTTCCTTCCCCGCATCATCGGCGAATACAGCGGTCAGAGGAAATACGGGCCGTGGTCAAACAGCGAAGAACAAGGTCGACGCTACGGGTATGGCTCGAACTTTTCGAAAGTTCGCGACCCGCATGCTATCACTTTGGGCACAATGGCTGGGGACGATCAAGATTATGGGGCACAGGTTCACACGGCATACCAAAGCAACTCGAGCGAGGAGCGGATGATCATTCCTGAGGGGAAGATTCTCGCTCAGACGCATATCTCGACCAATGTGGAGGTTCAGCGGGATGATTCGGATAATCTGTCGTTTGACCACGGGCGTCGTCCGTCCTAG
- a CDS encoding cytochrome P450 (COG:Q;~EggNog:ENOG410PK71;~InterPro:IPR001128,IPR017972,IPR002401,IPR036396;~PFAM:PF00067;~TransMembrane:1 (o6-26i);~go_function: GO:0005506 - iron ion binding [Evidence IEA];~go_function: GO:0016705 - oxidoreductase activity, acting on paired donors, with incorporation or reduction of molecular oxygen [Evidence IEA];~go_function: GO:0020037 - heme binding [Evidence IEA];~go_process: GO:0055114 - oxidation-reduction process [Evidence IEA]), with protein sequence MSFGQAVLSQITVAKVILGLLAYVALRIAYQVVYYRFFHSLSAFPGPFWGSVTRLWIAWHNLKETEVPTVYALTKKYGPVVRITPTMLLVNDPKKLPEIYHRHADKTSHYITGSFGESESLFNMRGHKTHAMFRKHVAGPYSFTNMKKMEPLVDARIAQWDGKLKENFAKTGATFDFSWWAVYLVYDIISEIGFGAPFGFIEQGKDIGGLIQGFHDGLPAFGLLARLYPFTNWMKSTFLKKYLVATPADDSGIGVLMRFRDSLIDQRLKDIEDGKKITRVDLLQTFLEARTEDDKPLDMEYIRAEVLLVLLAGADTTGTAFQAMVQYLLKSPESFKRMMREIDDADDKNLLSAIPQHNEVVEHLPFYVACVKEAMRLCPSAPNIFPRYVSEPGLDLYGKFVAPGNEISCNPYLVQRDPELYGEDAEEFKPERWLDPERAKLYNKYNFGFGYGSRICLGKDIATMELYKGPLQFFRKYDLEVPQDKPAPQFCVKGGVGFWKDVWLNISKRP encoded by the exons ATGAGCTTCGGTCAGGCTGTCTTGTCCCAGATCACGGTGGCCAAGGTCATCCTGGGACTGCTCGCATATGTTGCGCTTCGAATTGCTTATCAGGTCGTCTACTACCGTTTCTTCCACTCTTTGTCTGCCTTCCCTGGCCCGTTCTGGGGAAGTGTCACTCGGCTCTGGATAGCATGGCACAACCTGAAGGAGACTGAGGTGCCTACTGTATATGCGCTGACGAAGAAATATG GGCCCGTTGTGCGCATCACTCCTACAATGCTGCTGGTCAACGACCCCAAGAAGCTCCCCGAGATCTACCACCGCCACGCCGACAAGACCAGCCATTATATCACCGGAAGTTTTGGAGAGTCGGAGAGTTTGTTCAATATGAGAGGCCACAAGACTCATGCTATGTTCAGGAAGCATGTTGCTGGTCCT TACAGCTTCACCAACATGAAAAAGATGGAGCCATTGGTGGATGCACGAATTGCGCAATGGGATGGTAAACTCAAGGAAAACTTTGCTAAGACTGGTGCTACCTTTGACTTTTCGTGGTGGGCAGT ATACCTGGTCTACGACATTATTAGCGAAATCGGATTTGGCGCCCCCTTTGGCTTCATTGAACAAGGCAAGGATATCGGCGGTCTCATCCAAGGTTTCCACGACGGCCTGCCAGCCTTCGGCCTCCTCGCGCGCCTCTAccccttcaccaactggatGAAATCCACCTTCCTCAAGAAATACCTCGTCGCCACACCCGCCGACGACTCCGGAATTGGCGTCCTCATGCGCTTTCGCGATAGCCTCATCGACCAACGCCTAAAGGACATCGAAGACGGCAAGAAAATCACCCGCGTCGACCTCCTCCAAACCTTCCTCGAAGCCCGCACCGAAGACGACAAGCCCCTCGACATGGAATACATCCGTGCAGAGGTCCTCCTTGTCCTTCTCGCCGGCGCCGACACCACAGGAACAGCATTCCAGGCAATGGTCCAGTACCTGCTCAAGAGCCCAGAGTCCTTCAAGCGCATGATGCGCGAGATCGACGACGCAGACGATAAGAACCTCCTCTCTGCTATTCCGCAGCACAATGAAGTCGTCGAGCACCTTCCCTTCTACGTCGCTTGTGTCAAGGAAGCCATGCGTCTCTGCCCCTCTGCACCGAACATCTTCCCGCGCTATGTCTCCGAACCCGGTCTCGATCTCTACGGCAAGTTCGTGGCCCCTGGTAACGAGATCTCGTGCAACCCGTACCTAGTCCAACGCGACCCGGAGCTGTACGGCGAGGACGCGGAGGAATTCAAGCCTGAGAGATGGTTGGATCCCGAGCGGGCGAAGCTGTACAACAAATACAACTTCGGCTTTGGGTATGGATCGCGGATTTGTCTGGGCAAGGATATCGCGACGATGGAGTTGTATAAGGGGCCATTGCAGTTCTTCCGGAAATACGACCTTGAGGTCCCGCAGGATAAGCCTGCGCCGCAGTTCTGTGTTAAGGGGGGTGTTGGGTTTTGGAAGGATGTTTGGTTGAATATTTCCAAGCGGCCTTGA
- a CDS encoding pentafunctional protein ARO1 (COG:H;~EggNog:ENOG410Q5HU;~InterPro:IPR016037,IPR013792,IPR008289,IPR010110, IPR041121,IPR013785,IPR023193,IPR001381,IPR027417, IPR013708,IPR018508,IPR030960,IPR001986,IPR023000, IPR036968,IPR036291,IPR000623,IPR006264,IPR031322;~PFAM:PF01761,PF08501,PF00275,PF01487,PF01202, PF18317;~go_component: GO:0005737 - cytoplasm [Evidence IEA];~go_function: GO:0003824 - catalytic activity [Evidence IEA];~go_function: GO:0003855 - 3-dehydroquinate dehydratase activity [Evidence IEA];~go_function: GO:0003856 - 3-dehydroquinate synthase activity [Evidence IEA];~go_function: GO:0003866 - 3-phosphoshikimate 1-carboxyvinyltransferase activity [Evidence IEA];~go_function: GO:0004764 - shikimate 3-dehydrogenase (NADP+) activity [Evidence IEA];~go_function: GO:0004765 - shikimate kinase activity [Evidence IEA];~go_function: GO:0016765 - transferase activity, transferring alkyl or aryl (other than methyl) groups [Evidence IEA];~go_process: GO:0009073 - aromatic amino acid family biosynthetic process [Evidence IEA];~go_process: GO:0055114 - oxidation-reduction process [Evidence IEA]), translated as MSEPTKISILGKESIIADFGIWRNYVAKDLISGCPSTTYVLITDTNIGSIYTPGFQKSFEQAAAGNTSSPRLLIYYAPPGEVSKSRQTKADIEDWMLSQSPPCGRDTVVIALGGGVIGDLTGFVAATYMRGVRYAQVPTTLLAMVDSSIGGKTAIDTPLGKNLIGSIWQPSRIYIDLEFLETLPVREFINGMAEVIKTAAISSEEEFTALENNAEVILNAIRNEVKPGQSRFEGIQDILKARILASARHKAYVVSADEREGGLRNLLNWGHSIGHAIEAILTPQVLHGECVAIGMVKEAELARHVGVLKGVAVARIVKCIAAYGLPTSLKDARIRKMTAGKHCSVEQLLFNMALDKKNDGPKKKVVLLSAIGRTHEPQASVVSNEEIGVVLAPSVEVQPGVTPALNVTCAPPGSKSISNRALVLAALASGTCRVKNLLHSDDTEVMLNALERLGAATFSWEDEGEVLVVNGKGGNLEASPSPLYLGNAGTASRFLTSVATLANATTADSSILTGNNRMKQRPIGDLVDALTTNGAGIEYQEKKGSLPLKIAASGGFAGGPINLAAKVSSQYVSSLLMCAPYAKEPVTLRLVGGKPISQPYIDMTTAMMRSFGIDVQKSTTEEHTYHIPQGRYVNPAEYIVESDASSATYPLSIAAITGTTCTVPNIGSKSLQGDARFAVDVLRPMGCTVEQTDTSTTVTGVPGGALKPLPNVDMEPMTDAFLTASVLAAVAQGDNPNHTTRIYGIANQRVKECNRIQAMKDELAKFGVVCREHDDGLEIDGVNRSTLRQPAGGIFCYDDHRVAFSFSVLSLVAPQSTLILERECVGKTWPGWWDTLRQLFAVRLVGKELTEAESPALTRAEKASASVYIIGMRGAGKTTTGHWVAQTLNRPFVDLDTELETSEGITIPDMIKQRGWQGFRDAELNLLQRTMKERATGYVFACGGGIVEIPEARKLLTDYHKGKGNVLLVMRDIKQVMDFLSIDQTRPAYVEDMMGVWLRRKPWFQECSNIQYYSQHSGSGALALPSEDFKRFLHVVTGQLDNLSVMKKKKESFFVSLTLPDLRSSGDILSQVSIGSDAVELRVDLLKDPSSDSDIPSVDYVAEQVSFLRSRISLPLIFTIRTQSQGGRFPDDAHDAAMQLYKLALRSGSEFVDLEIAFPDEMLRAVTEMKGHSKIIASHHDPKGELSWANMSWMKFYNRALEYGDVIKLVGVAKNLDDNTSLRKFKTWAEEAHDVPLIAINMGDNGQLSRILNGFMTPVSHPALPFKAAPGQLSATEIRRGLSLMGEIKAKKFAVFGSPVSASRSPVLHNTLFKYMGLPHEYGRLETTNVEDVKDFIRSPDFGGASVTIPLKLDIMPLLDEVAEAAEIIGAVNTIVPVPNGEGKPARLVGYNTDWQGMQLSLRNAGVGNAAGLASAAVVGGGGTARAAIYALHQMGYSPIYIFGRSPAKLESMVSTFPTSYNIRVVEDISKLDTVPDVAIGTIPGDKPIDPAMRENLCHLFDRTEQVDPDRVKSIDKSPRVLLEMAYKPAVTPLMQLASDSGWETVPGLEVLVGQGVFQFKHWTDISPPYNDARDAVLGNSSS; from the exons ATGAGCGAGCCTACCAAGATCAGCATTCTCGGTAAGGAGAGCATCATCGCTGATTTTGGGATTTGGCGCAATTATGTCGCCAAGGACCTGATCAGTGGATGCCCGTCTACGACCTACGTCCTTATCACCGACACAAACATCGGATCCATCTACACCCCCGGTTTCCAGAAGTCCTTCGAACAAGCGGCTGCTGGCAATACTTCGTCCCCCCGTCTCCTGATATACTATGCTCCCCCGGGTGAAGTTTCGAAGTCTCGACAGACAAAGGCGGATATCGAAGATTGGATGTTGAGTCAGAGCCCACCATGTGGCAGAGACACGGTTGTTATCGCATTGGGAGGAGGAGTTATTGGAGACTTGACGGGATTTGTGGCTGCGACTTACATGCGTGGTGTCCGCTATGCTCAGGTCCCCACAACGCTTCTCGCCATGGTCGACTCGTCGATTGGAGGAAAGACTGCGATTGATACCCCTCTGGGCAAGAATTTGATTGGTTCGATCTGGCAGCCTTCCAGAATCTACATTGATCTGGAGTTCCTCGAGACGCTTCCTGTGAGAGAATTCATCAACGGAATGGCGGAGGTTATCAAGACTGCGGCCATCTCGAGCGAGGAGGAATTCACGGCCTTGGAGAATAATGCAGAGGTGATTTTGAACGCTATTCGCAATGAGGTGAAGCCGGGCCAGTCCCGATTCGAAGGCATCCAAGACATCCTTAAGGCAAGAATTCTGGCATCTGCACGTCACAAGGCCTACGTCGTTTCCGCGGACGAGCGCGAGGGCGGTCTTCGGAACCTGCTAAACTGGGGCCACTCCATCGGTCATGCCATCGAGGCAATTCTCACCCCTCAGGTTCTCCATGGAGAGTGTGTCGCAATTGGTATGGTCAAGGAAGCTGAACTTGCCAGACATGTCGGTGTTCTAAAGGGTGTTGCTGTGGCTCGTATTGTCAAGTGCATTGCCGCATACGGCTTGCCTACTTCTCTGAAGGACGCACGGATTAGGAAGATGACTGCCGGCAAGCACTGCTCGGTTGAGCAGCTGCTCTTCAACATGGCCCTTGACAAGAAGAACGACGGTCCCAAGAAGAAGGTAGTCTTGCTGTCGGCTATCGGTCGAACTCATGAACCACAAGCTAGCGTCGTGTCGAACGAGGAAATTGGTGTTGTCCTTGCTCCCAGTGTCGAAGTGCAACCGGGTGTCACACCCGCACTCAATGTCACCTGCGCACCTCCAGGGTCAAAGAGTATCTCGAACAGAGCTCTCGTTCTCGCCGCTCTCGCCTCCGGCACTTGCCGTGTCAAGAACCTTTTGCACTCTGATGACACCGAGGTCATGCTGAACGCCCTGGAGCGTCTTGGTGCCGCTACCTTCTCTTGGGAGGACGAAGGCGAGGTCCTCGTGGTGAACGGTAAGGGAGGAAACCTGGAAGCCAGCCCATCACCGCTCTACCTTGGCAATGCTGGTACGGCTTCAAGATTCCTTACCTCCGTTGCAACCCTTGCCAATGCAACCACTGCGGACTCGAGCATCCTCACCGGAAACAACCGCATGAAGCAACGGCCCATTGGCGATCTCGTCGACGCTCTTACAACAAACGGTGCCGGGATTGAGtaccaggagaagaagggcaGTCTTCCTCTAAAGATTGCCGCGTCTGgcggattcgctggtggccCTATTAACCTGGCCGCTAAGGTCTCCTCTCAGTACGTTTCGTCGTTGCTTATGTGTGCGCCGTACGCCAAGGAGCCAGTGACCCTCAGGCTCGTCGGCGGTAAGCCGATCTCCCAGCCGTACATTGACATGACGACTGCCATGATGAGATCGTTCGGTATCGATGTGCAAAAGTCCACGACGGAAGAGCACACCTACCACATCCCTCAGGGCCGTTATGTCAACCCTGCTGAATACATTGTGGAAAGCGATGCCAGTTCTGCGACCTACCCCTTGTCCATTGCGGCGATCACTGGAACTACTTGTACCGTGCCTAACATTGGTTCTAAGTCCCTACAGGGTGACGCCCGCTTTGCCGTTGATGTGTTGCGCCCCATGGGTTGCACCGTTGAGCAGACTGATACCTCGACTACCGTCACCGGTGTGCCTGGTGGTGCCTTGAAGCCTCTGCCCAACGTGGACATGGAGCCCATGACTGATGCCTTCCTCACTGCCTCTGTCCTCGCAGCAGTCGCGCAAGGCGACAATCCGAACCACACCACTCGTATTTACGGAATTGCGAACCAGCGTGTGAAGGAATGCAACCGAATCCAGGCTATGAAGGATGAGCTCGCCAAGTTCGGAGTCGTCTGCCGGGAACATGATGACGGTCTTGAGATCGACGGCGTTAATCGCTCCACCCTTCGTCAGCCTGCTGGTGGTATTTTTTGCTACGATGACCACCGTGTTGCCTTCAGCTTCAGCGTTCTGTCCCTCGTGGCCCCTCAGTCGACTCTTATCCTGGAGAGAGAATGCGTTGGTAAGACCTGGCCCGGCTGGTGGGATACCTTGAGACAACTGTTCGCAGTCAGACTCGTAGGTAAGGAGCTGACGGAAGCCGAATCCCCGGCTCTTACTCGTGCTGAAAAGGCGAGCGCCTCGGTCTACATTATCGGTATGCGCGGGGCTGGAAAGACGACTACTGGACATTGGGTCGCTCAAACATTAAACCGTCCCTTCGTCGACCTTGACACCGAGCTTGAAACCTCCGAGGGCATTACGATTCCTGACATGATCAAGCAGCGCGGCTGGCAAGGATTCCGGGATGCTGAGCTCAACCTTTTGCAGAGAACGATGAAAGAACGCGCTACCGGCTACGTCTTCGCATGTGGTGGAGGCATCGTCGAGATTCCTGAGGCCCGTAAGCTGCTCACTGACTACCACAAGGGCAAGGGAAATGTCCTACTGGTTATGCGCGATATCAAACAGGTCATGGACTTCCTGTCGATCGACCAGACCCGCCCGGCCTACGTTGAGGATATGATGGGTGTGTGGCTGCGCCGTAAGCCTTGGTTCCAGGAATGCAGTAACATTCAGTACTACAGCCAGCACTCGGGTTCGGGGGCCCTTGCTCTCCCGTCTGAGGATTTCAAGCGCTTCTTACACGTTGTCACTGGACAGTTGGACAACCTCAGTgtcatgaagaagaagaaggagtcTTTCTTCGTTTCGCTGACCTTGCCCGACTTGCGTTCTTCGGGTGATATTCTGAGCCAAGTTAGCATCGGGTCCGATGCGGTAGAGTTGCGAGTCGATCTGTTGAAGGACCCATCGTCAGACAGCGACATTCCTTCCGTTGACTACGTCGCGGAGCAAGTGTCTTTCCTCCGTAGTCgcatctctcttcctctgaTTTTCACCATTCGGACACAGAGCCAGGGCGGTCGCTTCCCCGACGATGCTCACGACGCCGCAATGCAGTTGTACAAGCTTGCACTCAGATCTGGCAGTGAGTTTGTGGATCTTGAAATCGCCTTCCCTGATGAGATGCTCCGTGCTGTAACCGAGATGAAGGGCCACTCCAAGATCATCGCCTCGCACCACGACCCCAAGGGTGAACTCTCGTGGGCCAACATGTCCTGGATGAAGTTCTACAACCGGGCGCTGGAATACGGTGACGTGATCAAGCTGGTTGGCGTGGCCAAGAACCTCGACGACAACACATCCCTCCGCAAGTTCAAGACATGGGCCGAGGAGGCTCATGATGTGCCTTTGATCGCAATCAACATGGGCGACAATGGCCAGCTGAGCCGCATCCTTAACGGCTTCATGACTCCCGTATCTCACCCTGCTCTTCCCTTCAAGGCTGCGCCTGGTCAACTCTCTGCAACTGAAATCCGCCGAGGTCTGTCGCTGATGGGCGAGATCAAGGCGAAGAAATTTGCTGTGTTCGGAAGCCCCGTTTCCGCTTCTCGCTCGCCAGTCCTCCACAACACACTTTTCAAGTACATGGGTCTTCCACACGAGTATGGCCGATTGGAGACTACGAACGTCGAGGACGTAAAGGACTTCATCCGGTCGCCAGACTTCGGAGGTGCATCGGTCACCATCCCCTTGAAGCTGGACATCATGCCGCTACTTGACGAGGTCGCCGAAGCAGCCGAGATCATCGGTGCTGTGAACACCATCGTCCCGGTTCCCAACGGCGAAGGCAAGCCCGCCCGCCTGGTTGGTTACAACACCGACTGGCAGGGCATGCAGCTGTCCCTCCGCAACGCTGGCGTTGGCAATGCCGCCGGACTCGCGAGTGCTGCTgtcgttggtggtggtggtaccGCTCGCGCAGCCATCTACGCTCTTCACCAGATGGGCTACTCCCCCATCTACATCTTCGGCCGCTCCCCCGCCAAGCTGGAGAGCATGGTGTCCACCTTCCCCACTAGCTACAACATCCGCGTCGTCGAGGACATCTCGAAACTGGATACCGTCCCGGACGTCGCTATCGGAACCATCCCTGGCGACAAGCCAATCGACCCTGCCATGCGCGAGAACCTCTGCCATCTGTTCGACCGCACGGAGCAGGTAGACCCGGACCGCGTCAAGTCCATCGACAAGTCGCCGCGGGTGTTGCTAGAGATGGCGTACAAGCCTGCAGTGACGCCGTTGATGCAGCTTGCTAGTGACTCCGGTTGGGAAACTGTGCCTGGATTGGAGGTGTTGGTTGGACAGGGGGTTTTCCAG TTCAAACACTGGACCGACATTTCTCCCCCGTATAACGACGCAAGG GATGCTGTGCTTGGAAACTCCTCGTCATAA